A window of Streptomyces sp. NBC_01224 genomic DNA:
CTCCAGCCCGAGGTAATCCGCGATGGCCCGTACGTCCTGAACGACATCGGCGACACAGCGGCCCGGCAGGCGGTCGGAGTCGCCGTAGCCCGGCCGGTCATAGGCGATCAGCTGGGTCTTGCGCTGGTACAGCACCATGCCGCGCGGAGCCGGACCGAGCCTGCTGCCGGGCATTCCGTGCAGCAGGAAGACCGGTCTGCCGCATGGGTCTCCCAGATGCTCCACCACCAGCTGCCGCCCGTCCGTTGCGCGCACCCGACTACGCACTTGGCGCCTCCTCCGTATGGTGCGGGCACCGCGTGCCCGACTTTTCCCGCCCGATTCGATGATGGCTCATCAGAGCACTTACCGGGACTGTGTGTTGGGAAACCGTGGGGGTATTCGGGGGGCGCGTTGGCTCTTCGCGCCGGAGTCGGCATCGGCGCGAAGCCGACTAGCCGTTGCGTGTGGTTGCGAGACCGCCTGCGGCAATCCGGTCGCCGACATCGTTCACCAAGCCCTTGCCCAGGTCGTCCGCCCGCTTCAGCAGTCTCTCGAAGTCCGTGAGGCGGCGGAAGGTGTCGGCGTAGGCGGCCTGCTTATCCAGGGGGAGTTGGAGTACCCGGAGCCGTCTGACGTCGGCGCGGGACGAGCTGGAGGCATGCGCCGTGGGTGCCCTGTTCTGAGCCTTCCGCATAACAACGGGCTCGTCCGCATCACCTCAATTGATGTGGACGAGCCCGTTGTTCCGTTCAGGAAGCCTCGTTGGTGCTAACCACGCGCGAGAGTCACGAACGTCGCCCACTCGCCCCGGCCGACCCGCAGCACCGGTCCGCCACCCGTGACCTTCGAGTCCCGTACATACACTGCACTGGCGTCGGCAGCCACCTCCACGCAGTCGCCGCCGCCCGATCCGCTGTAGCTGCTCTTGAACCAGTGCAGCTCGTCAACGCTCTCGGATACCTGCTCCACGCTCATGTCTCTCCCACCAGCCGTTCGATGAGCCGCGCAGACGCCTCGACGTTCAGGGCCTGCGATCGCAGCTTGCCATATCGCAACCCGAAGGCGCTGACCTCTGCCGGATCACTGACGACGCTCGGGACTTCCTGGGACTCGATGTACCCGAGGCGGCGGAGCTGCTTCGTCTCCACCAGGACGAACGGTCCGTCCAGACCCGGATGGAATCCGAGCCCGGCAGGCATCACCTGAACCTCCACCGTACGCAACGCGCCCACTTCCAAAAGGCGTTGCCACTGTCCCCGCATTACCTCCGCGCCGCCCACCGGGTTACGCAACGCCTCCTCCCCGATGACGAACGACAGTTCCGCCAGCGGGTCCCGTGTCAGCAGCTTCTGCCTGCTCAGCCGCGCTTCCGTGTGCTGGTCGATGATGTCCTCGCTGAACGGCGGGCAGTGGCCCCCGAACACGGCCCGTGCGTACGCTTCCGTCTGCAACAGGCCCGGTACCAGCAGCGGGTCGTACGAGAAGCGGCTCAACACCTCCGCCTCGATGAGGGCGAAGTTACGGAAGAACTGCGGGAGTTTCGCCCGGTCCACATCGGCCTGGAGCACTTCCAGTAACCCGCCCGCAGCCAGCACCCGGTCCGCCGCGACGGTGAACGCCTCCTTTGCCGGTCGCCGTCCCTGCTCGACCGAGGCGACCTGTTCCAGGGAGTAGCCGATGGCATCTCCGAGTGCCTGCTGGTTCAACTCGGCCCGCTTGCGCAGGTGCTGGAGGAGTTTGCCGTAGGCCACCCATACCCCCGGCAGGTCGCTGTCCTCCTTCGTCTTCGTCGCCCGGATGTTCCGCGTATCCCGCATGGCCCTCACGCCCTTCCGTCACCGTTCACGCCCGCCCACAGCCACCCGTAGCGCCCCTCAACTCGGCTACGGCTGGGCAAGGTTCAACGGAAGGCCCGTTTCCAGGGACACGGCCCCCGCCCCGTACAGCACCCGTACAAGACCCGTACGACGCAGGGCGGAGATTCTCCACTCGGCTCGTACGACCGATATCCCGTACGGCCATCGCACCTGGTCAGCGACTTCTGCCGAGTCCCACGATGACGTCGTGAAGCAACAGGAAAGCGCCCAT
This region includes:
- a CDS encoding DUF397 domain-containing protein produces the protein MSVEQVSESVDELHWFKSSYSGSGGGDCVEVAADASAVYVRDSKVTGGGPVLRVGRGEWATFVTLARG
- a CDS encoding helix-turn-helix domain-containing protein, encoding MRDTRNIRATKTKEDSDLPGVWVAYGKLLQHLRKRAELNQQALGDAIGYSLEQVASVEQGRRPAKEAFTVAADRVLAAGGLLEVLQADVDRAKLPQFFRNFALIEAEVLSRFSYDPLLVPGLLQTEAYARAVFGGHCPPFSEDIIDQHTEARLSRQKLLTRDPLAELSFVIGEEALRNPVGGAEVMRGQWQRLLEVGALRTVEVQVMPAGLGFHPGLDGPFVLVETKQLRRLGYIESQEVPSVVSDPAEVSAFGLRYGKLRSQALNVEASARLIERLVGET